A single Pieris rapae chromosome 2, ilPieRapa1.1, whole genome shotgun sequence DNA region contains:
- the LOC110991884 gene encoding nucleolar complex protein 4 homolog B yields MAALQQNFSKMISAQLRNKANDFLNSRKNANNLADIIQLFEAETENFTSVLLAIEVIFTELLKRGDLLQVVVPLKPAADQSPEAQYKIWLNECYETALTHALQCVKKGKITSRLQALVTLCKLMQAEGNYPLEPMNGYYFPSVRLKNIFNALLDSEIPMSAPITRFQEFTEYRDVQQVGLKVLTTLAYRKSPTHVFIQNYLELLDKLLALEIPTEVKNAKGREDDKEDKVLCSSKGKQFPFSPVSCKRYANRCWGFACQWSLCEDPKTHRRALMLLVERLMPLLNKPQLATDMLCDSLDAGGPISMLGLQGVLELVRHHNISYPDIYDRLYAMFEPEMFATRYKKRLMHLADIFLSSTHLPESLVAAFAKRISRLALVASPDDARSLLQIVANLLLRHPALKRMICSEDSPAIMSNDPYVMEETTASRSRALGSSLWEVRALCRHWAPEVISAATRVLASHDARDPPLSLAPPDDNEQFEAELKKRFKTIEINFIRPDGMCIPSGERLMTYWNLTA; encoded by the exons atggCTGCTTTGCAacaaaatttttcaaaaatgatTTCTGCACAGCTACGCAACAAAGCAAACGACTTTTTAAACTCAAGAAAAAATGCGAATAATCTTGCCGATATCATACAATTGTTCGAG gctGAAACAGAAAACTTTACATCCGTACTTCTTGCGATTGAAGTCATATTCACTGAGTTACTGAAAAGAGGTGATCTTTTACAAGTGGTTGTGCCGTTAAAGCCAGCAGCAG ATCAATCTCCCGAAGCCCAATATAAGATATGGCTGAATGAATGCTATGAGACAGCACTTACTCATGCTTtacaatgtgtaaaaaaaggaaaaataactTCACGTCTCCAAGCCCTGGTTACTTTATGTAAGCTGATGCAGGCTGAAGGGAATTATCCTCTTGAGCCTATGAATGGTTATTATTTTCCTTCAGTCAGATTGAAG aatatatttaatgcttTGTTGGACTCTGAAATACCAATGTCGGCACCCATAACCCGTTTTCAAGAATTTACTGAATACAGGGATGTGCAACAGGTTGGTCTAAAGGTCTTAACAACACTGGCATACCGCAA gtCTCCAACACATGTTTTTATACAGAATTATCTAGAGCTTTTAGATAAACTACTTGCATTGGAGATCCCAACAGAAGTAAAAAATGCCAAAGGGAGGGAAGATGATAAAGAAGATAAAGTTCTTTGCAGTAGTAAAg GTAAACAATTTCCATTCAGTCCAGTATCATGCAAGCGGTATGCAAATCGTTGTTGGGGATTTGCCTGTCAGTGGTCTCTGTGTGAAGACCCAAAAACACACAGACGTGCCCTAATGTTGTTAGTAGAGAGACTCATGCCATTGCTAAATAAGCCACAGCTTGCTACTGACATGCTCTGTGACAGTTTGGATGCTG GTGGTCCTATCAGCATGTTAGGACTTCAGGGTGTGTTAGAGTTGGTCCGTCACCACAATATCTCATACCCGGATATATATGACCGGCTCTATGCTATGTTTGAGCCTGAAATGTTCGCCACGCGCTATAAAAAGCGGCTGATGCATTTGGCGGATATATTCCTCAGTTCTAC ACATTTACCAGAAAGTCTCGTAGCGGCATTTGCTAAGCGCATTTCTCGCTTAGCACTCGTGGCTTCACCCGACGACGCCCGTAGTTTGTTGCAAATCGTCGCTAATTTGCTGCTTCGTCATCCAGCCCTTAAGAGGATGATCTGCTCTGAAGATTCACCAGCTATCA TGTCAAACGACCCCTACGTAATGGAAGAGACAACCGCATCTCGATCCCGTGCACTTGGCTCTTCATTATGGGAAGTCCGAGCTCTTTGTCGTCACTGGGCACCGGAAGTCATCAGTGCTGCTACACGAGTTCTGGCTTCGCATGATGCAAGGGATCCGCCGCTTTCGTTGGCCCCGCCTGATGATAATGAG caGTTTGAAGCGGAACTGAAGAAAAGATTTAAGACTATAGAAATCAACTTTATTCGGCCAGATGGAATGTGTATCCCAAGTGGAGAACGACTAATGACCTACTGGAATTTAACTGCTTAG
- the LOC110991886 gene encoding uncharacterized protein LOC110991886 isoform X1, producing the protein MCMHMWMWFGYDVGELLFSGLNIKTRWSFALTWIVLFFVSLLFEASKVYLARVQRAAHKKLYPYRSDERRNLLCEREQGNPMEPTTSRNTSTGQVSRWYSFRLRTLVNLHQTAIFLVHNVVGYLLMLVVMVYNVQLILAVVLGMMLGYFLFGPKLTMLQMQCFGTKRVVICTPECDDTAESTTPPLLNSGSSTESDNFICQTRTCIQPSHYFPASTSTDRSNTCYYGAKRCPSKVARAKKQSCHKENSSVEAQLLQTERQGCCKESPPDTCCSSQDTQAVIHEAETEKVEREDSPQITCCHAKSTSDSQEEIMQT; encoded by the exons ATGTGTATGCACATGTGGATGTGGTTTGGTTATGATGTTGGTGAGCTGTTGTTTTCCGGACTTAACATCAAGACACGGTGGAGCTTTGCTCTAACTTGGATTGTGCTCTTCTTTGTGTCGCTGCTATTTGAAGCATCCAAG GTTTACCTAGCACGGGTGCAGCGAGCTGCTCACAAGAAACTTTACCCATACCGCTCCGATGAACGAAGGAATCTTCTGTGCGAACG aGAGCAAGGTAATCCGATGGAGCCAACAACAAGTAGAAACACAAGTACCGGGCAAGTCAGTCGGTGGTATTCTTTTAGACTTAG GACTTTAGTAAATTTGCACCAGACTGCCATATTCCTGGTTCACAACGTGGTTGGCTATCTACTCATGTTAGTCGTTATGGTGTATAACGTTCAGTTAATACTCGCTGTGGTGCTTGGCATGATGCTAG GCTATTTCTTATTCGGACCAAAATTAACAATGCTACAGATGCAATGTTTCGGGACCAAGCGAGTGGTTATCTGTACTCCTGAATGTGATGATACag CCGAAAGCACAACCCCACCGCTACTAAACTCCGGATCCAGCACAGAGTCTGACAATTTCATCTGTCAAACCCGCACCTGCATACAGCCCTCACATTACTTCCCAGCATCCACCTCGACAGATCGATCCAACACCTGCTACTATGGAGCCAAACGTTGTCCGTCCAAAGTTGCCAGAGCGAAAAAACAAAGTTGCCACAAAGAAAATTCTAGTGTTGAAGCGCAGTTATTACAAACGGAGCGACAGGGATGCTGCAAGGAGTCTCCGCCTGATACTTGTTGTTCCAGTCAAGATACGCAAGCCGTGATCCATGAAGCGGAAACAGAGAAAGTGGAGAGAGAGGACAGCCCTCAGATCACGTGCTGTCACGCGAAGTCAACCAGTGATAGTCAAGAAGAAATAATGCAAACGTGA
- the LOC110991886 gene encoding probable low affinity copper uptake protein 2 isoform X2, whose protein sequence is MCMHMWMWFGYDVGELLFSGLNIKTRWSFALTWIVLFFVSLLFEASKVYLARVQRAAHKKLYPYRSDERRNLLCEREQGNPMEPTTSRNTSTGQVSRWYSFRLRTLVNLHQTAIFLVHNVVGYLLMLVVMVYNVQLILAVVLGMMLGYFLFGPKLTMLQMQCFGTKRVVICTPECDDTDRCNKEKCSWEKCEGKLCKQMDALELQQASTPLSSEPYTPS, encoded by the exons ATGTGTATGCACATGTGGATGTGGTTTGGTTATGATGTTGGTGAGCTGTTGTTTTCCGGACTTAACATCAAGACACGGTGGAGCTTTGCTCTAACTTGGATTGTGCTCTTCTTTGTGTCGCTGCTATTTGAAGCATCCAAG GTTTACCTAGCACGGGTGCAGCGAGCTGCTCACAAGAAACTTTACCCATACCGCTCCGATGAACGAAGGAATCTTCTGTGCGAACG aGAGCAAGGTAATCCGATGGAGCCAACAACAAGTAGAAACACAAGTACCGGGCAAGTCAGTCGGTGGTATTCTTTTAGACTTAG GACTTTAGTAAATTTGCACCAGACTGCCATATTCCTGGTTCACAACGTGGTTGGCTATCTACTCATGTTAGTCGTTATGGTGTATAACGTTCAGTTAATACTCGCTGTGGTGCTTGGCATGATGCTAG GCTATTTCTTATTCGGACCAAAATTAACAATGCTACAGATGCAATGTTTCGGGACCAAGCGAGTGGTTATCTGTACTCCTGAATGTGATGATACag ACCGGTGCAACAAGGAGAAATGCAGCTGGGAGAAATGCGAGGGGAAGTTGTGCAAACAGATGGACGCCCTAGAGTTGCAGCAGGCCAGCACACCGCTGTCGTCTGAACCCTACACACCTTCCTGA
- the LOC110991885 gene encoding folylpolyglutamate synthase, mitochondrial-like isoform X1: protein MISFGLRRGLIFRIVCRMFSNKYEEAVHKLNSLQSNKATIAQIRKDIKTGQKCTNLEDMENYLMRTGISLNTLDKLSVIHVAGTKGKGSTSAMCESILRAHGFRTGFYSSPHLVAVRERIRLFGLPLSEEAFARHFHKVYDSLYKTQAYDGDMPKYFAFLTVMAFNVFLEEEVDVAVVEVGIGGIIDYTNIIRKVPVIGITALGLDHTSILGNTLPEIALAKAGIMKPGCVAYTVHQDTEAMDVLRRKAVEFQCPLTIVPNYSTYSFQNGLRLSIELEAYRMNASLSIQLAHAWMRMKNKVKYNIDNINQNTDLLISSLSKETVIGLRDCKWPGRYQVIETEYGCVYLDGAHTKESMEICAKWFAENCRFHHKDLIFSATGDRNAEVLLKPLSHMHFDTVYFVIPIAHKEISNKSDNYTIMEHNELISRCNIYANIWKNINKQSRKIVVLECVSDVLRCINNKEKRSILITGSLHLVGAALSVIDPNLTK, encoded by the exons ATGATTAGCTTCGGCCTTCGTCGTGGTTTAATTTTCAGAATAGTTTGCAGAATGTTTTCGAACAAATACGAG GAGGCTGTTCATAAGCTGAACTCATTACAATCCAATAAAGCAACTATTGCACAAATTCGCAAGGATATAAAAACTGGCCAA aaatgtaCAAACTTGGAAGACATGGAAAACTATCTTATGAGAACTGGAATTTCATTGAACACACTTGATAAATTATCTGTGATACATGTGGCTGGCACTAAAGGAAAG ggtTCAACAAGTGCAATGTGTGAATCAATATTACGCGCACACGGTTTTCGTACCGGTTTCTACTCATCACCACATCTAGTAGCGGTACGAGAACGAATCAGATTGTTTGGATTACCACTTTCTGAAGAGGCATTTGCAAGGCATTTTCATAAAGTGTATGATTCTCTGTATAAAACACAG GCGTATGATGGTGACATGCCAAAATATTTCGCGTTCCTGACAGTAATGGCGTTCAATGTGTTTCTTGAAGAGGAAGTAGATGTCGCAGTTGTGGAGGTTGGAATAGGCGGGATCATAgactatactaatattataag aAAAGTTCCAGTTATTGGCATAACAGCACTGGGGCTAGATCACACTTCCATACTGGGTAATACACTACCAGAAATAGCATTGGCTAAAGCCGGCATTATGAAACCGGGATGTGTAGCTTACACGGTACATCAAGATACTGAGGCAATGGATGTACTAAGGCGAAAAGCTGTTGAATTtcaa tgtCCTCTTACCATAGTTCCCAATTATAGTACATATTCATTTCAAAATGGTCTTCGTCTATCCATAGAATTAGAAGCTTATAGAATGAATGCATCATTATCTATTCAACTAGCTCATGCATGGATGAGaatgaaaaacaaagttaaatataatatagataacataaatcaaaatacagATTTATTAATCAGTAGCTTGTCAAAGGAAACTGTGATTGGCTTGCGGGATTGCAAGTGGCCTGGGAGGTATCAGGTTATTGAAACAGAATATGGTTGTGTATATCTTGATGGGGCTCATACAAAAGAATCCATGGAAATATGTGCTAAATGGTTCGCGGAAAACTGCAG ATTTCATCATAAGGATTTGATATTCAGCGCAACAGGAGACCGAAATGCTGAAGTTCTATTGAAACCGCTTAGTCATATGCATTTTGATACTGTCTATTTTGTAATTCCAATAGCGCATAAAGAAATTAGCAACAAAAGCgacaattatacaattatggAACACAATGAACTGATTTCCCGATGTAATATTTACGCAAatatttggaaaaatattaataagcaaTCCAGAAAAATTGTGGTGTTAGAATGTGTTTCAGATGTGCTAcgatgtataaataataaagaaaaaaggtCAATACTAATAACTGGATCATTGCATCTTGTTGGTGCGGCTTTATCAGTAATAGATCCTAATTTGACTAAATAG
- the LOC110991885 gene encoding folylpolyglutamate synthase, mitochondrial-like isoform X2, with the protein MLLKEAVHKLNSLQSNKATIAQIRKDIKTGQKCTNLEDMENYLMRTGISLNTLDKLSVIHVAGTKGKGSTSAMCESILRAHGFRTGFYSSPHLVAVRERIRLFGLPLSEEAFARHFHKVYDSLYKTQAYDGDMPKYFAFLTVMAFNVFLEEEVDVAVVEVGIGGIIDYTNIIRKVPVIGITALGLDHTSILGNTLPEIALAKAGIMKPGCVAYTVHQDTEAMDVLRRKAVEFQCPLTIVPNYSTYSFQNGLRLSIELEAYRMNASLSIQLAHAWMRMKNKVKYNIDNINQNTDLLISSLSKETVIGLRDCKWPGRYQVIETEYGCVYLDGAHTKESMEICAKWFAENCRFHHKDLIFSATGDRNAEVLLKPLSHMHFDTVYFVIPIAHKEISNKSDNYTIMEHNELISRCNIYANIWKNINKQSRKIVVLECVSDVLRCINNKEKRSILITGSLHLVGAALSVIDPNLTK; encoded by the exons ATGTTATTAAAG GAGGCTGTTCATAAGCTGAACTCATTACAATCCAATAAAGCAACTATTGCACAAATTCGCAAGGATATAAAAACTGGCCAA aaatgtaCAAACTTGGAAGACATGGAAAACTATCTTATGAGAACTGGAATTTCATTGAACACACTTGATAAATTATCTGTGATACATGTGGCTGGCACTAAAGGAAAG ggtTCAACAAGTGCAATGTGTGAATCAATATTACGCGCACACGGTTTTCGTACCGGTTTCTACTCATCACCACATCTAGTAGCGGTACGAGAACGAATCAGATTGTTTGGATTACCACTTTCTGAAGAGGCATTTGCAAGGCATTTTCATAAAGTGTATGATTCTCTGTATAAAACACAG GCGTATGATGGTGACATGCCAAAATATTTCGCGTTCCTGACAGTAATGGCGTTCAATGTGTTTCTTGAAGAGGAAGTAGATGTCGCAGTTGTGGAGGTTGGAATAGGCGGGATCATAgactatactaatattataag aAAAGTTCCAGTTATTGGCATAACAGCACTGGGGCTAGATCACACTTCCATACTGGGTAATACACTACCAGAAATAGCATTGGCTAAAGCCGGCATTATGAAACCGGGATGTGTAGCTTACACGGTACATCAAGATACTGAGGCAATGGATGTACTAAGGCGAAAAGCTGTTGAATTtcaa tgtCCTCTTACCATAGTTCCCAATTATAGTACATATTCATTTCAAAATGGTCTTCGTCTATCCATAGAATTAGAAGCTTATAGAATGAATGCATCATTATCTATTCAACTAGCTCATGCATGGATGAGaatgaaaaacaaagttaaatataatatagataacataaatcaaaatacagATTTATTAATCAGTAGCTTGTCAAAGGAAACTGTGATTGGCTTGCGGGATTGCAAGTGGCCTGGGAGGTATCAGGTTATTGAAACAGAATATGGTTGTGTATATCTTGATGGGGCTCATACAAAAGAATCCATGGAAATATGTGCTAAATGGTTCGCGGAAAACTGCAG ATTTCATCATAAGGATTTGATATTCAGCGCAACAGGAGACCGAAATGCTGAAGTTCTATTGAAACCGCTTAGTCATATGCATTTTGATACTGTCTATTTTGTAATTCCAATAGCGCATAAAGAAATTAGCAACAAAAGCgacaattatacaattatggAACACAATGAACTGATTTCCCGATGTAATATTTACGCAAatatttggaaaaatattaataagcaaTCCAGAAAAATTGTGGTGTTAGAATGTGTTTCAGATGTGCTAcgatgtataaataataaagaaaaaaggtCAATACTAATAACTGGATCATTGCATCTTGTTGGTGCGGCTTTATCAGTAATAGATCCTAATTTGACTAAATAG
- the LOC110991885 gene encoding folylpolyglutamate synthase, mitochondrial-like isoform X3 has translation MISFGLRRGLIFRIVCRMFSNKYEEAVHKLNSLQSNKATIAQIRKDIKTGQKCTNLEDMENYLMRTGISLNTLDKLSVIHVAGTKGKGSTSAMCESILRAHGFRTGFYSSPHLVAVRERIRLFGLPLSEEAFARHFHKVYDSLYKTQAYDGDMPKYFAFLTVMAFNVFLEEEVDVAVVEVGIGGIIDYTNIIRKVPVIGITALGLDHTSILGNTLPEIALAKAGIMKPGCVAYTVHQDTEAMDVLRRKAVEFQISS, from the exons ATGATTAGCTTCGGCCTTCGTCGTGGTTTAATTTTCAGAATAGTTTGCAGAATGTTTTCGAACAAATACGAG GAGGCTGTTCATAAGCTGAACTCATTACAATCCAATAAAGCAACTATTGCACAAATTCGCAAGGATATAAAAACTGGCCAA aaatgtaCAAACTTGGAAGACATGGAAAACTATCTTATGAGAACTGGAATTTCATTGAACACACTTGATAAATTATCTGTGATACATGTGGCTGGCACTAAAGGAAAG ggtTCAACAAGTGCAATGTGTGAATCAATATTACGCGCACACGGTTTTCGTACCGGTTTCTACTCATCACCACATCTAGTAGCGGTACGAGAACGAATCAGATTGTTTGGATTACCACTTTCTGAAGAGGCATTTGCAAGGCATTTTCATAAAGTGTATGATTCTCTGTATAAAACACAG GCGTATGATGGTGACATGCCAAAATATTTCGCGTTCCTGACAGTAATGGCGTTCAATGTGTTTCTTGAAGAGGAAGTAGATGTCGCAGTTGTGGAGGTTGGAATAGGCGGGATCATAgactatactaatattataag aAAAGTTCCAGTTATTGGCATAACAGCACTGGGGCTAGATCACACTTCCATACTGGGTAATACACTACCAGAAATAGCATTGGCTAAAGCCGGCATTATGAAACCGGGATGTGTAGCTTACACGGTACATCAAGATACTGAGGCAATGGATGTACTAAGGCGAAAAGCTGTTGAATTtcaa ATTTCATCATAA
- the LOC110991883 gene encoding putative RNA polymerase II subunit B1 CTD phosphatase RPAP2, producing MNNATKNKPKKIEELTKEQIRQAIIKKRECNAKAQQIVESLLEKCINEAYLLKCLPDINQSHFEDVIEERAIIHLCGFPLCPKAISPKDIPKQKYRISMKTNKVYDITTRKSFCSNTCYKSAMYIKKQMLTSPLWFREYEEVPKFYILPDNTVSSLGQEIDLKLIEQIDIKSESKPFTSFGDFTTASLSELHNKDKNKTKDIKECTNEKLTKKPVDKKCDTSQLKFNVPESKTDQLPNNLLAIKDSNIQQSPTTNMRDRNNPLPVPNPLNIVGEIIEKPEKKIDPILINVPTELRKAKLKPLETKAKKQVSVTAITIEVEKCLAEWFTLDSLLFIFGEEKVKELVEDKGEYIKEYLKNQAQSIFHKSNLYDQYQALCRKLNILELEDKKYDTQMYAKEMKPLPDYKILKEESKNLQLKVKAFFAGETEIPVNNSTTETTEVAKAIEDNVTQLPLVDKNAQNALRRGIVCQHLNKVLPDLLRSLGLLTLSVSADVRLLVNTFQLKANNIMFKPIQWTLIAIIFIKLLSLRDGRLAYLLKQSMAFQHMQLLLLSYQQDGGYLDRLVLWLTDVDRLLDVSNKQLTIETATN from the coding sequence ATGAACAatgcaacaaaaaataaacccaAAAAAATCGAAGAATTGACTAAAGAACAAATTCGTCAAGCAATCATAAAAAAACGAGAGTGCAATGCAAAAGCTCAGCAAATAGTCGAAAGCTTATTAGAGAAGTGCATTAATGAAGCATACTTGCTTAAATGTCTACCGGATATTAACCAGAGCCATTTTGAAGACGTGATAGAAGAGCGAGCTATTATACACCTTTGTGGATTTCCATTGTGTCCAAAAGCAATTTCTCCAAAAGATATACCAAAACAAAAGTACAGAATTTCAatgaaaacaaacaaagtcTATGATATAACTACTCGTAAAAGTTTCTGCAGCAACACTTGTTATAAATCTgctatgtacataaaaaaacaaatgctgaCAAGCCCACTTTGGTTCAGAGAGTATGAAGAAGttccaaaattttatattttacctgATAATACTGTAAGTAGCCTCGGCCAAGAAATTGATCTAAAGTTAATTGAGCAGATTGATATTAAATCTGAATCGAAACCATTTACATCTTTTGGTGATTTTACAACTGCTAGCCTATcagaattacataataaagacaaaaacaaaacaaaagatattAAAGAATGCACAAAtgaaaaacttacaaaaaaacCAGTAGACAAAAAATGTGATACATCCCAGTTGAAGTTTAATGTACCAGAAAGCAAGACAGATCAAttaccaaataatttattggctATTAAAGattcaaatattcaacagtctCCAACAACCAATATGAGAGACAGAAATAATCCATTACCAGTACCAAACCCACTAAACATTGTAGgtgaaataattgaaaaaccCGAAAAGAAAATTGATCCAATACTTATAAATGTACCAACAGAACTTAGAAAAGCGAAACTGAAACCTCTGGAGACTAAAGCCAAGAAACAAGTTTCAGTAACCGCAATAACAATTGAAGTTGAGAAGTGTTTAGCGGAATGGTTTACTTTGGATTCCCtcctttttatatttggaGAAGAGAAAGTAAAAGAATTAGTAGAAGATAAAGgagaatatataaaagaatatttaaaaaaccaagCACAAAGCATATTTCACAAATCAAACTTGTATGATCAGTATCAAGCTCTTTGCCGAAAGTTAAATATCTTGGAATTAGAAGATAAGAAGTATGATACTCAAATGTATGCAAAAGAAATGAAACCTTTGCctgattacaaaattttaaaggaaGAAAGCAAAAACCTTCAGTTAAAGGTAAAAGCCTTCTTTGCCGGTGAAACTGAAATACCTGTCAATAATTCTACTACTGAAACAACTGAGGTTGCCAAAGCTATAGAAGACAACGTCACACAGTTACCATTAGTGGATAAGAATGCACAAAATGCACTACGGCGAGGTATTGTGTgtcaacatttaaataaagtattgccTGATTTATTGCGATCTCTAGGGTTACTGACATTATCTGTAAGTGCTGATGTGCGATTGCTTGTTAACACATTTcaattaaaagcaaataacATTATGTTTAAACCGATACAGTGGACACTAAtagccattatttttataaaattgttatcattAAGGGATGGAAGGTTGGCATACTTATTGAAGCAATCAATGGCTTTTCAGCATATGCAATTACTATTATTGAGTTATCAACAAGATGGAGGTTACTTAGATAGATTGGTATTGTGGCTAACTGATGTCGATAGATTATTAGATGTAAGTAATAAGCAATTGACTATTGAGACAGCCACAAAttag
- the LOC110991836 gene encoding adenylate kinase 8: MTETDATNRPLTMPDTFLPYLEKHRIYKLFKDMVQDLVIHLPKDHLKHMKVFVGRHLHNSKDIDKVILLVSPKLKIDIKKLVHEMIKDLGFVVLTRRCLLDRYEKHDKYLPRCISPELLSEVAKNLTLKDPVPHSGWLMFDHPCSVREAQCLQQDGVLPTVTLVLIPSPPVAHVDDDPWTAPRGFNEQDFEGLKFVYKSTLKEVYIDPEDDHEIQGMKCFNAIRACASGAQGPKQGVHAIGAPGTYRVLLIGPRGSGRRTQARTAAKHFDLVCLDYDTLFNEAKVKRDDVGEKLRKFGCSVELRAEIVRRRIAMKDCIDHGWILTGYPSSGTDFELLDLMPTPPNRVIFLNVNEKICRERIKARGVDWCTGHEMPMGSGPRVVSQFDDAEKLDVELDTFFTETLAELRAASGITAAEIDGTEQIDQIQVRIQAAIMAAPAFNIEYCSQLRNVCGD; the protein is encoded by the exons ATGACGGAAACAGATGCTACGAACAGACCTTTAACGATGCCTGATACTTTTTTACCATATCTTGAAAAGCACAGAATTTATAAACTGTTCAAA gATATGGTACAGGATCTCGTGATCCACCTGCCGAAGGATCATCTAAAGCACATGAAGGTTTTCGTCGGGCGACATTTGCATAACTCAAAAGATATAGATAAGGTTATCCTCTTGGTGTCACCGAAACTAAAAATTG atattaaaaagctTGTTCATGAAATGATAAAGGATCTTGGATTTGTGGTTTTGACACGTCGATGTTTGTTGGACCGttatgaaaag CATGATAAATACTTGCCCAGATGCATTTCACCGGAGTTGTTGTCAGAGGTGGCGAAAAATCTTACTCTAAAGGATCCTGTGCCTCATTCAGGATGGCTTATGTTCG ACCACCCATGCTCAGTTCGGGAAGCTCAATGTCTTCAACAAGATGGAGTTCTTCCGACAGTTACCTTGGTTCTCATTCCCTCACCACCAGTGGCTCATGTAGATGACGATCCTTGGACTGCACCAAGAGGGTTTAACGAGCAGGATTTTGAAGGacttaagtttgtttataagTCTACGTTAAAG GAAGTCTACATTGATCCTGAAGATGACCATGAGATACAAGGCATGAAGTGTTTCAACGCAATAAGAGCCTGTGCATCTGGGGCTCAGGGGCCAAAACAAGGGGTGCACGCTATAGGAGCTCCGGGAACCTACCGAGTATTGTTAATTGGACCTCGGGGGTCCGGAAGACGAACACAGGCCCGGACAGCTGCTAAGCATTTTGACCTTGTCTGTT TGGATTATGACACGCTATTCAATGAAGCGAAAGTGAAACGTGATGACGTTGGTGAGAAACTACGCAAGTTTGGCTGCAGCGTGGAATTACGCGCAGAAATTGTTAGACGACGTATTGCAATGAAG GATTGCATCGATCATGGTTGGATATTGACAGGTTACCCATCTTCGGGCACCGActttgaattacttgacctgATGCCGACACCACCCAATcg ggtaatatttttgaatgtcAATGAGAAGATTTGCCGAGAACGTATTAAAGCACGCGGAGTGGACTGGTGCACTG GTCACGAAATGCCGATGGGATCCGGGCCCAGAGTTGTATCTCAGTTCGATGATGCGGAAAAACTCGATGTCGAG ctGGACACATTTTTTACGGAAACTCTGGCGGAACTGAGGGCAGCATCTGGCATAACTGCAGCTGAAATTGATGGGACTGAGcaaatag atcaaATTCAAGTTCGTATCCAGGCTGCTATCATGGCAGCTCCAGCATTCAACATTGAATATTGTTCTCAATTGCGGAATGTATGCGGCGACTAA